In Streptomyces nojiriensis, one genomic interval encodes:
- a CDS encoding DUF6350 family protein, whose protein sequence is MTQVTERGTPLSAAPRAGVRRRSPAAAACVVGGAVAAGLGLGFLAVLVIVLWISSPYPDSGPGGALHLAAGLWLLAHGTELVRYDTLSGVPAPVGMTPLLLVVLPVLLMRRAARLGSAAEEDDEEVLPAGAVFSAVLCGYLAVGALVTVYAAGGPLSADPISAAWHIPLVAVLAAAAGVWGARGRPLGPLPSWLPKGVRNAVVRPRYALALRAGAGGALVLLGGGALVVGASLAWHGAEVQASFLSLTGVWSGRFAVLLLALTLIPNAMVWGAAYALGPGFALGADVTATPLGFPGAPGLPRFPLLEALPAAGPGTPLTWAVAGVPVVAGLAVGWFAVRRAREVSYGETALTAALGAVVCGLAMTGLAAASAGPLGSRRLSEFGPVWWTTGVAAFAWTAVLAVPVAVAVHAWRTRPAIGPAAPEGDEAVAVDDRWHDSGVREIRWAAMRKAAGALIPDIALPPVPPVVPADSVAPAAPVGVPGRRRAVTVVSGLDLDPGLLAGAAGPVEAAASAPLAPPVVGARVLARRKPPPE, encoded by the coding sequence GTGACCCAAGTGACCGAACGCGGGACCCCGTTGTCAGCGGCCCCGCGAGCCGGCGTGCGGCGCCGTTCACCGGCCGCCGCCGCATGCGTCGTGGGCGGCGCCGTGGCGGCCGGACTCGGGCTCGGCTTCCTCGCCGTGCTCGTCATCGTGCTGTGGATCAGTTCCCCCTACCCCGACAGCGGCCCCGGCGGGGCCCTGCACCTGGCCGCCGGGCTGTGGCTGCTCGCCCACGGGACGGAGCTGGTGCGCTACGACACCCTGTCCGGCGTCCCCGCACCCGTCGGAATGACGCCCTTGCTCCTCGTCGTGCTGCCCGTGCTGCTCATGCGGCGGGCCGCCCGGCTGGGGAGCGCCGCCGAGGAGGACGACGAGGAGGTGCTGCCCGCCGGAGCCGTGTTCTCGGCCGTGCTCTGCGGATATCTCGCCGTCGGGGCCCTCGTCACGGTGTACGCCGCCGGCGGCCCCCTGTCGGCCGATCCCATCAGCGCGGCCTGGCACATCCCGCTGGTGGCCGTACTCGCGGCCGCCGCCGGGGTGTGGGGGGCCCGGGGGCGTCCGCTCGGGCCGCTGCCCTCCTGGCTGCCCAAGGGCGTACGGAACGCTGTCGTGCGCCCCCGTTACGCGCTGGCGCTCCGGGCGGGCGCGGGCGGCGCCCTGGTGCTCCTGGGCGGCGGCGCGCTCGTCGTCGGCGCCTCGCTCGCGTGGCACGGCGCCGAGGTCCAGGCCTCCTTCCTGTCGCTGACCGGCGTCTGGTCGGGCCGCTTCGCCGTCCTGCTGCTCGCGCTCACCCTGATCCCCAACGCCATGGTGTGGGGAGCGGCCTACGCCCTCGGGCCCGGCTTCGCCCTCGGCGCCGATGTGACGGCCACCCCGCTCGGCTTCCCGGGCGCGCCCGGACTGCCCCGCTTCCCGCTGCTGGAGGCGCTCCCGGCAGCAGGGCCCGGAACGCCGTTGACCTGGGCGGTCGCCGGGGTTCCGGTGGTCGCCGGGCTCGCGGTGGGCTGGTTCGCCGTACGCCGGGCACGCGAGGTCTCGTACGGGGAGACCGCGCTCACGGCGGCCCTCGGCGCGGTGGTGTGCGGCCTGGCGATGACCGGGCTCGCGGCGGCCTCGGCGGGGCCGCTGGGCTCGCGGCGGCTGTCGGAATTCGGGCCGGTGTGGTGGACCACCGGGGTGGCGGCCTTCGCCTGGACGGCGGTCCTGGCCGTGCCGGTGGCGGTGGCGGTGCACGCGTGGCGGACCCGCCCGGCGATCGGGCCGGCCGCCCCGGAGGGCGATGAAGCGGTGGCTGTGGACGACCGGTGGCACGACAGCGGGGTGCGGGAGATCCGGTGGGCGGCGATGCGGAAGGCTGCGGGTGCGCTGATTCCGGATATCGCGCTCCCGCCGGTACCTCCGGTGGTTCCGGCGGATTCGGTGGCTCCGGCGGCTCCGGTGGGCGTGCCTGGGCGGCGGCGGGCCGTCACCGTGGTGTCCGGGCTGGATCTGGATCCGGGGCTGCTGGCCGGGGCGGCCGGGCCCGTGGAGGCGGCGGCGTCGGCACCGTTGGCTCCGCCGGTGGTCGGTGCGCGGGTGCTGGCCCGGCGGAAGCCGCCGCCGGAGTAG
- the purN gene encoding phosphoribosylglycinamide formyltransferase yields the protein MAASRLVVLVSGSGTNLQALLDAIDAHPGGSEGFGAEVVAVGADRENIAGLERAEKAGIPTFVCPVKGYGSRAEWDVALTEATDAYAPDLVVSAGFMKIVGKVFIDRFGGRFINTHPALLPAFPGAHGVRDALAYGAKVTGCTVHFVDSGVDTGPIIAQGVVEVRDEDDEAALHERIKEVERQLLVDVVGRLARHGYRIEGRKVTIQ from the coding sequence ATGGCCGCCTCCCGCCTGGTCGTGCTGGTCTCCGGTTCCGGCACCAACCTCCAGGCCCTGCTCGACGCCATCGACGCCCACCCCGGCGGATCCGAGGGCTTCGGTGCCGAAGTCGTCGCCGTGGGAGCCGACCGCGAGAACATCGCCGGCCTGGAGCGGGCGGAGAAGGCGGGGATCCCCACCTTCGTCTGCCCGGTCAAGGGCTACGGCAGCCGCGCGGAATGGGATGTCGCCCTCACCGAGGCGACCGACGCGTACGCGCCGGACCTCGTCGTGTCCGCCGGATTCATGAAGATCGTGGGCAAGGTGTTCATCGACCGCTTCGGCGGCCGGTTCATCAACACCCACCCCGCCCTCCTCCCCGCCTTCCCGGGTGCGCACGGCGTCCGGGACGCCCTCGCCTACGGCGCGAAGGTCACCGGCTGCACGGTCCACTTCGTGGACAGCGGCGTGGACACCGGTCCGATCATCGCCCAGGGTGTGGTCGAGGTCCGGGACGAGGACGACGAAGCCGCTCTCCATGAGCGCATCAAGGAAGTCGAGCGCCAGCTGCTCGTCGATGTCGTGGGGCGTCTGGCCCGGCACGGCTACCGCATTGAGGGACGAAAGGTAACAATCCAGTGA
- the purH gene encoding bifunctional phosphoribosylaminoimidazolecarboxamide formyltransferase/IMP cyclohydrolase: MAASNDPTTNQRPIRRALISVYDKTGLEELALGLHGAGVALVSTGSTASKIAAAGVPVTKVEELTGFPECLDGRVKTLHPRVHAGILADLRLEDHRNQLAELGVEPFDLVVVNLYPFLATVQSGATPDECVEQIDIGGPSMVRAAAKNHPSVAVVTSPARYADVIAAAQGGGFDLTARKRLAAEAFQHTAAYDVAVASWFTNAYAPEGEEGALPEFLAGAWERKSTLRYGENPHQAAALYTDGQPGGLANAEQLHGKEMSFNNYVDTEAARRAAYDHDEPCVAIIKHANPCGIAVDTDVAAAHRKAHACDPLSAFGGVIAVNRPVTVELAEQVAEIFTEVIAAPAYEDGAVEILAKKKNIRVLKVDGTPHQPGDLKPISGGALLQQSDLFQAEGDDPANWTLATGEALSPAELAELAFAWKACRAVKSNAILLAKDGASVGVGMGQVNRVDSAKLAVERAGAERAQGSYAASDAFFPFPDGLEILTAAGIKAVVQPGGSVRDEQVVEAAQKAGVTMYFTGTRHFFH; this comes from the coding sequence ATGGCAGCGAGCAACGACCCGACCACGAACCAGCGGCCGATCCGGCGTGCGCTCATCAGCGTCTACGACAAGACGGGACTGGAAGAGCTGGCCCTCGGCCTGCACGGGGCGGGCGTCGCGCTCGTCTCCACCGGCTCGACCGCCTCGAAGATCGCCGCCGCCGGGGTGCCCGTCACCAAGGTGGAGGAGCTGACCGGCTTCCCCGAGTGCCTGGACGGCCGGGTCAAGACCCTGCACCCGCGCGTGCACGCCGGCATCCTCGCCGACCTGCGCCTGGAGGACCACCGCAACCAGCTCGCCGAGCTGGGCGTCGAGCCCTTCGACCTCGTCGTCGTGAACCTGTACCCGTTCCTGGCGACCGTCCAGTCGGGAGCCACCCCCGACGAGTGCGTGGAGCAGATCGACATCGGCGGCCCGTCGATGGTCCGCGCCGCCGCCAAGAACCACCCCTCGGTCGCGGTCGTCACCAGCCCGGCCCGCTACGCCGACGTCATCGCGGCGGCCCAGGGCGGCGGCTTCGACCTCACCGCCCGCAAGCGGCTCGCGGCGGAGGCCTTCCAGCACACCGCCGCCTACGACGTGGCCGTGGCCTCCTGGTTCACGAACGCGTACGCCCCGGAGGGCGAGGAGGGCGCGCTGCCCGAGTTCCTGGCCGGCGCCTGGGAGCGCAAGTCGACCCTGCGCTACGGCGAGAACCCGCACCAGGCCGCCGCGCTCTACACGGACGGCCAGCCGGGCGGCCTCGCCAACGCCGAGCAGCTGCACGGCAAGGAGATGTCCTTCAACAACTACGTGGACACCGAGGCCGCGCGCCGCGCCGCCTACGACCACGACGAGCCCTGCGTCGCGATCATCAAGCACGCCAACCCGTGCGGCATCGCGGTCGACACGGACGTCGCCGCGGCCCACCGCAAGGCGCACGCCTGCGACCCGCTGTCGGCCTTCGGCGGCGTCATCGCCGTCAACCGTCCGGTGACCGTCGAGCTCGCCGAGCAGGTCGCGGAGATCTTCACCGAGGTCATCGCCGCCCCCGCCTACGAGGACGGCGCGGTCGAGATCCTGGCCAAGAAGAAGAACATCCGCGTGCTGAAGGTGGACGGCACCCCGCACCAGCCGGGCGACCTCAAGCCCATCTCCGGCGGTGCGCTGCTCCAGCAGAGCGACCTCTTCCAGGCCGAGGGCGACGACCCGGCCAACTGGACCCTGGCCACCGGCGAGGCCCTGTCCCCGGCGGAGCTCGCCGAGCTGGCCTTCGCGTGGAAGGCCTGCCGGGCGGTCAAGTCCAACGCGATCCTGCTCGCCAAGGACGGCGCCTCGGTCGGCGTCGGCATGGGCCAGGTCAACCGTGTCGACTCGGCGAAGCTCGCCGTCGAGCGGGCGGGCGCCGAGCGCGCGCAGGGCTCGTACGCCGCGTCCGACGCCTTCTTCCCGTTCCCGGACGGGCTGGAGATCCTGACGGCCGCGGGCATCAAGGCCGTGGTCCAGCCGGGCGGTTCGGTCCGTGACGAGCAGGTCGTCGAGGCCGCGCAGAAGGCCGGTGTGACCATGTACTTCACCGGGACCCGGCACTTCTTCCACTGA
- a CDS encoding bifunctional methylenetetrahydrofolate dehydrogenase/methenyltetrahydrofolate cyclohydrolase codes for MTAQILDGKATAAAIKSELTARVAALKARGVTPGLGTLLVGDDPGSRWYVNGKHKDCAEVGIASIQRELPGTASQEDIEEVVRELNANPECTGYIVQLPLPKGIDTNRVLELMDPLKDADGLHPMSLGRLVLNEPGPLPCTPYGIVELLRHHGVAINGAHVVVLGRGITVGRSIGLLLTRKSENATVTLCHTGTRDLSEQLRQADIIVAAAGVPHLVKPEDVKPGAAVLDVGVSRDGEGKIVGDVHPGVAEVAAWISPNPGGVGPMTRAQLLVNVVEAAERTTSAG; via the coding sequence ATGACCGCCCAGATTCTCGATGGCAAGGCCACCGCCGCAGCGATCAAGTCCGAACTGACCGCCCGTGTGGCGGCCCTGAAGGCCCGGGGCGTCACGCCCGGCCTCGGCACCCTCCTGGTCGGAGACGATCCGGGCAGCCGCTGGTACGTGAACGGCAAGCACAAGGACTGTGCCGAGGTCGGCATCGCCTCCATCCAGCGCGAACTGCCCGGGACGGCCTCCCAGGAGGACATCGAGGAGGTCGTCCGGGAGCTCAACGCCAACCCGGAGTGCACCGGCTACATCGTCCAACTCCCGCTCCCCAAGGGCATCGACACCAACCGGGTCCTGGAGCTGATGGATCCGCTGAAGGACGCCGACGGCCTGCACCCCATGTCGCTCGGCCGGCTGGTGCTGAACGAGCCGGGACCGCTGCCCTGCACCCCGTACGGGATCGTCGAACTGCTGCGCCACCACGGCGTCGCCATCAACGGCGCGCACGTCGTCGTCCTCGGCCGCGGGATCACCGTCGGGCGCTCCATCGGCCTGCTGCTGACCCGCAAGTCCGAGAACGCCACCGTGACGCTCTGCCACACCGGTACGCGCGACCTCTCCGAGCAGCTGCGCCAGGCGGACATCATCGTCGCGGCGGCCGGTGTCCCGCACCTGGTCAAGCCGGAGGACGTGAAGCCGGGTGCGGCCGTGCTCGACGTCGGCGTCAGCCGCGACGGGGAAGGGAAGATCGTCGGCGATGTGCACCCCGGCGTGGCCGAGGTGGCCGCGTGGATCTCGCCGAACCCGGGCGGCGTCGGCCCGATGACCCGCGCCCAGCTGCTCGTCAATGTGGTCGAGGCGGCGGAACGGACCACCAGTGCAGGCTGA
- a CDS encoding DUF3017 domain-containing protein produces MQAESDAENATGGGAARANGTPVAPDVPAKPVAPGPAKAGPGAGAGAGAEAPVRSRRFPSITRDTARPEGSGRAVPGAVSTPARQWPMLSVLTATAVGLLATAFGHPRAGCLAIGVALIAASVMRRVLPSVGMLAVRSRFTDMITYGLLGVAITLLTLVMAAPKPWLVIPFMESAVRFTVR; encoded by the coding sequence GTGCAGGCTGAATCGGACGCGGAGAACGCGACGGGCGGCGGCGCGGCCCGGGCGAACGGCACCCCCGTCGCTCCGGACGTGCCCGCGAAGCCCGTCGCGCCCGGTCCCGCCAAGGCCGGGCCCGGGGCAGGGGCAGGGGCCGGGGCCGAGGCGCCGGTCAGGTCCCGCCGCTTCCCCTCCATCACCCGGGACACCGCGCGCCCCGAGGGCAGCGGCCGTGCCGTTCCCGGGGCCGTGTCCACGCCGGCCCGTCAGTGGCCGATGCTCAGCGTGCTCACCGCGACCGCGGTCGGGCTGCTGGCCACGGCCTTCGGGCACCCGCGGGCCGGCTGCCTGGCCATCGGCGTGGCCTTGATCGCCGCCTCGGTGATGCGGCGCGTGCTGCCCTCGGTGGGGATGCTCGCGGTGCGCTCCCGCTTCACGGACATGATCACGTACGGGCTGCTCGGCGTGGCGATCACGCTGCTCACGCTGGTGATGGCGGCGCCCAAGCCGTGGCTGGTGATCCCGTTCATGGAGAGTGCGGTCCGCTTCACCGTGCGGTGA
- a CDS encoding LysR family transcriptional regulator, which yields MLDVKRMVILRDLAEHTRVTAVADLHGVTPSAVSQQLRALEAEAGAALVERDGRGLRLTPAGVALAAACEPVLAALERAEGAVRALDAELSGELAIGCAPSALATVAAPLVAELAVRHPRLRPRIVQADPEEALPRLRQRRLDLAVTYAYPLLGAPPAAGTTAVPLFDDPLCLALPQALLPAYERDGLVALRNSAWVSAPAPSSCREMLLHACRNAGFTPRIAHECADLRSGLWLVATGQAVSILPKLLCDAPPPGTAVRELPGPGRTLDVVVRAGTETQPAVAATLAALTSLTQLTAR from the coding sequence ATGCTTGATGTGAAGCGCATGGTCATCCTGCGGGACCTGGCGGAGCACACCCGGGTGACCGCCGTCGCCGATCTGCACGGAGTGACCCCCTCCGCCGTCTCCCAGCAGCTGCGCGCCCTGGAGGCCGAGGCCGGGGCGGCCCTGGTCGAGCGGGACGGGCGCGGGCTGCGCCTGACGCCCGCCGGCGTGGCCCTGGCCGCCGCGTGCGAACCGGTGCTCGCGGCCCTGGAGCGGGCCGAGGGGGCCGTACGCGCCCTCGACGCCGAGCTGAGCGGGGAGCTGGCCATCGGCTGCGCCCCCAGCGCCCTGGCCACGGTGGCCGCCCCGCTCGTCGCCGAGCTCGCCGTACGCCACCCCCGGCTGCGCCCGCGCATCGTGCAGGCCGACCCCGAGGAGGCCCTGCCGCGGCTGCGGCAGCGCCGCCTGGACCTGGCGGTGACCTACGCCTACCCGCTGCTCGGGGCCCCGCCCGCGGCCGGGACCACCGCGGTGCCGCTCTTCGACGACCCGCTGTGCCTGGCGCTGCCGCAGGCCCTGCTCCCCGCCTACGAGCGCGACGGGCTCGTCGCGCTGCGGAACAGCGCCTGGGTCTCGGCCCCGGCCCCGAGCAGCTGCCGCGAGATGCTGCTGCACGCCTGCCGGAACGCCGGATTCACCCCGCGCATCGCGCACGAGTGCGCGGACCTGCGGTCCGGGCTCTGGCTCGTCGCCACCGGGCAGGCCGTGTCGATCCTGCCGAAACTGCTGTGCGACGCCCCGCCGCCCGGCACCGCCGTACGGGAGCTGCCGGGCCCGGGGCGGACGCTGGACGTCGTGGTCCGGGCGGGCACGGAGACCCAGCCGGCCGTCGCGGCCACCCTGGCCGCACTCACGTCGCTCACGCAGCTCACCGCACGGTGA
- a CDS encoding short chain dehydrogenase, which produces MNAKTKKVVLIGAHGTLGRAVHEALRERGHHVVTASRTGADIHVDITDPESIRAMYAQAAQRVGEIDAVASAAGSVPWRPLGELTTEDIRGGLEGKAVSQIELVRQGARHLPAHASYTLVTGILAREPLLTGSVAALVNGAVEAFVRAAAVELPGRQRINAVSPTVFEESLDAYGDTFAGFDAVPVARAANAYVKSIEGHRTGQIFLVE; this is translated from the coding sequence ATGAACGCGAAGACGAAGAAGGTCGTACTGATCGGCGCGCACGGAACCCTCGGCCGCGCGGTCCACGAGGCCCTGCGCGAGCGCGGCCACCACGTCGTCACCGCCTCCCGCACGGGCGCCGACATCCACGTCGACATCACCGACCCGGAGTCCATCCGTGCCATGTACGCCCAGGCGGCGCAGCGGGTGGGGGAGATCGACGCGGTGGCGAGCGCCGCCGGCAGCGTGCCGTGGCGCCCGCTCGGCGAGCTGACCACGGAGGACATCCGGGGCGGCCTCGAAGGCAAGGCGGTCAGTCAGATCGAGCTGGTCCGCCAGGGCGCCCGGCACCTGCCCGCGCACGCCTCGTACACGCTGGTCACCGGGATCCTGGCCCGCGAGCCCCTGCTCACCGGATCGGTGGCCGCCCTGGTCAACGGCGCCGTCGAGGCCTTCGTGCGCGCCGCGGCCGTCGAACTGCCCGGCCGCCAGCGGATCAACGCCGTCAGCCCCACCGTCTTCGAGGAGTCCCTCGACGCGTACGGGGACACCTTCGCGGGATTCGACGCCGTGCCCGTGGCCCGCGCGGCGAACGCCTACGTCAAGTCGATCGAGGGGCACCGGACGGGCCAGATCTTCCTGGTCGAATAG
- a CDS encoding malate dehydrogenase, whose translation MTRTPVNVTVTGAAGQIGYALLFRIASGHLLGADVPVKLRLLEIPQGMKAAEGTAMELDDCAFPLLAGIDIFDDPNQGFDGANVALLVGARPRTKGMERGDLLAANGGIFKPQGQAINAHAADDIKVLVVGNPANTNALIAQAAAPDVPAERFTAMTRLDHNRAISQLAAKTGSAVSDIKRLTIWGNHSATQYPDIFHAEIAGKNAAEVVGDELWLSDTFIPTVAKRGAAIIEARGASSAASAANAAIDHVHTWVNGTAEGDWTSMGIPSDGSYGVPAGLISSFPVTCKDGKYEIVQGLDINEFSRTRIDASVQELSEERDAVRELGLI comes from the coding sequence ATGACCCGCACTCCCGTGAATGTCACCGTCACCGGCGCCGCCGGCCAGATCGGCTACGCGCTGCTCTTCCGCATCGCTTCCGGTCACCTGCTCGGCGCGGACGTGCCGGTCAAGCTCCGTCTTCTGGAGATCCCCCAGGGCATGAAGGCCGCTGAGGGCACCGCCATGGAGCTCGACGACTGCGCCTTCCCGCTGCTCGCCGGCATCGACATCTTCGACGACCCGAACCAGGGCTTCGACGGTGCGAACGTCGCGCTGCTCGTGGGCGCCCGCCCGCGTACCAAGGGCATGGAGCGCGGCGACCTGCTCGCCGCCAACGGCGGCATCTTCAAGCCGCAGGGCCAGGCCATCAACGCGCACGCCGCGGACGACATCAAGGTCCTGGTCGTGGGCAACCCGGCCAACACCAACGCGCTCATCGCGCAGGCCGCCGCCCCGGACGTACCGGCCGAGCGCTTCACCGCGATGACCCGTCTGGACCACAACCGCGCGATCTCGCAGCTGGCCGCCAAGACCGGCAGCGCCGTCTCCGACATCAAGCGCCTGACCATCTGGGGCAACCACTCGGCGACCCAGTACCCGGACATCTTCCACGCGGAGATCGCCGGCAAGAACGCCGCGGAGGTCGTGGGCGACGAGCTGTGGCTGTCCGACACCTTCATCCCGACCGTCGCCAAGCGCGGCGCCGCGATCATCGAGGCCCGTGGCGCGTCCTCGGCCGCCTCGGCCGCCAACGCCGCCATCGACCACGTCCACACGTGGGTCAACGGCACCGCCGAGGGCGACTGGACCTCGATGGGCATCCCGTCGGACGGCTCCTACGGCGTCCCGGCCGGTCTGATCTCCTCCTTCCCCGTCACCTGCAAGGACGGCAAGTACGAGATCGTCCAGGGCCTGGACATCAACGAGTTCTCCCGCACCCGCATCGACGCCTCCGTCCAGGAGCTGTCGGAGGAGCGCGACGCGGTTCGTGAGCTCGGCCTGATCTGA
- a CDS encoding carboxymuconolactone decarboxylase family protein encodes MTTTHAHAPEHTPRMHMAKLAPEVYKAVLALEIASKKGLDPSLVELVKIRASQINHCAFCLDMHTKDAIAAGESVERIIQLGAWEESRHFYTEKELAAIEFTEAVTVLTDGFVPDEVYEKATEQFEERELAQLIAVIATINVWNRIGVTTRMVPGHYTPGMYK; translated from the coding sequence ATGACGACCACGCACGCACACGCCCCCGAGCACACCCCGCGCATGCACATGGCGAAGCTCGCCCCCGAGGTCTACAAGGCCGTCCTCGCCCTGGAGATCGCCTCCAAGAAGGGTCTGGACCCTTCCCTGGTCGAGCTCGTCAAGATCCGGGCCTCCCAGATCAACCACTGCGCCTTCTGTCTCGACATGCACACCAAGGACGCGATCGCCGCCGGTGAGAGCGTCGAACGCATCATCCAGCTGGGCGCCTGGGAGGAGTCGCGGCACTTCTACACCGAGAAGGAGCTGGCCGCGATCGAGTTCACCGAGGCCGTCACCGTCCTGACGGACGGCTTCGTGCCCGACGAGGTCTACGAGAAGGCCACCGAGCAGTTCGAGGAGCGCGAGCTCGCCCAGCTGATCGCCGTCATCGCGACGATCAACGTCTGGAACCGCATCGGCGTCACCACCCGCATGGTGCCGGGCCACTACACCCCGGGCATGTACAAGTAG
- a CDS encoding PLP-dependent aminotransferase family protein, producing MTDSWATFGADLHLDLTAGRGLRAGLTEALREAARSGRLAAGTRLPSSRTLAADLGIARNTVAEAYAELVAEGWLTARQGSGTRVAERARPRRPAAAAPVRRPAREGPAYSLIPGSPDLGGFPRAAWLSAARRALTDAPNEAFGYAADPRGRVELRQALAGYLARARGVYADPERIVLCAGFLHGLALLAGVLRARRVREVAVEGYGLDFHRNLLVRAGLRTRPLGVDGAGARTGELTASAGAVLLTPAHQFPTGVALTPARRAAAVDWARTTGGLILEDDYDGEFRYDRQPVGALQGLDPDRVVYLGTASKSLAPGLRMGWMVVPPGLLEEVLEAKRPTDWACGALDQLTLAEFITSGAYDRHVRGMRLRYRRRRDELVAAVGDRVGVSGIAAGLHAVLDLPEGLERSVLQSAAWQDLALHGLGRFRHPESGLPWRDALVVGYGTPSDSAWGPTLAALSAALP from the coding sequence ATGACGGATTCATGGGCCACTTTCGGTGCCGACCTGCACCTGGACCTCACCGCCGGACGCGGCCTGCGGGCCGGGCTCACCGAGGCCCTGCGCGAGGCCGCGCGCAGTGGGCGGCTGGCGGCCGGGACCCGGCTGCCGTCCTCCCGCACCCTCGCCGCCGACCTGGGCATCGCCCGGAACACGGTCGCCGAGGCGTACGCCGAGCTCGTCGCCGAGGGCTGGCTGACGGCCCGCCAGGGCTCCGGTACCCGCGTCGCCGAACGGGCCCGACCGCGCCGGCCCGCGGCCGCCGCCCCCGTACGGCGCCCCGCGCGCGAGGGGCCCGCGTACAGCCTGATCCCCGGCTCCCCGGACCTGGGCGGCTTCCCGCGCGCGGCCTGGCTGTCGGCGGCCCGGCGGGCGCTGACCGACGCGCCGAACGAGGCCTTCGGGTACGCGGCCGACCCGCGCGGCCGCGTCGAGCTGCGGCAGGCGCTGGCCGGATACCTGGCGCGGGCGCGCGGGGTGTACGCCGACCCCGAACGGATCGTGCTGTGCGCGGGCTTCCTGCACGGGCTGGCGCTGCTGGCGGGCGTACTGCGGGCGCGGCGGGTGCGGGAGGTGGCGGTGGAGGGCTACGGCCTGGACTTCCACCGGAACCTGCTGGTGCGGGCGGGGCTGCGGACGCGCCCGCTGGGCGTGGACGGGGCGGGGGCCCGGACGGGGGAGCTGACCGCGTCGGCGGGCGCGGTGCTGCTGACCCCGGCGCACCAGTTCCCGACGGGCGTCGCCCTGACCCCGGCCCGGCGGGCGGCGGCGGTCGACTGGGCCCGGACCACGGGCGGGCTGATCCTGGAGGACGACTACGACGGGGAGTTCCGCTACGACCGCCAGCCGGTCGGCGCGCTGCAGGGACTGGACCCGGACCGGGTGGTGTACCTCGGGACGGCCAGCAAGTCACTGGCGCCGGGGCTGCGGATGGGCTGGATGGTGGTCCCGCCGGGGCTGCTGGAGGAGGTGCTCGAGGCCAAGCGGCCCACGGACTGGGCGTGCGGCGCGCTGGATCAGCTGACGCTGGCGGAGTTCATCACCTCCGGGGCGTACGACCGGCACGTGCGCGGGATGCGGCTGCGGTACCGGCGGCGCCGGGACGAGCTGGTGGCGGCGGTGGGGGACCGGGTGGGCGTGTCGGGGATCGCGGCGGGGCTGCACGCGGTGCTGGACCTCCCGGAGGGACTGGAGCGGTCGGTCCTGCAGTCGGCGGCCTGGCAGGACCTTGCCCTGCACGGGCTGGGGCGGTTCCGGCATCCGGAGTCCGGACTGCCGTGGCGCGACGCGCTGGTCGTCGGCTACGGGACTCCGTCGGACAGCGCGTGGGGGCCGACGCTGGCGGCCCTGTCGGCGGCGCTCCCGTGA